The Bacillus spongiae genome segment TCAGTTGTTTCTTCAGTCTCTTCTTCAGTCTCTTCTTCAGAATCCTCAAGGTCAACATCTTTTAACCCACGATATAATTGCCACATTGCAGGTATATTCTTAATTAAAGGACCATATTGTTGAATTTGTTGAATCATTGGACCGACTTGTTGAGCCGTTTGTAATACTTGCTGAGTATTGCTAAGCATCGAATTGACTCCACCTGGTTGTAATAAACCTCTAAGCAAGCCGCCACTATTTCCGCCTCCACTTCCTACTTGAGCTGCAGTTCTTTCGAATCCAGTCGCAATATTATTGGCGTTCATAGCGGGATTTCCACGTTGAAATAACCTTGACAAAATACCGCCGCTGTTACCGCCGCCACTTTGAGCACCTCTTACTGGGATTGAATTTTGACCCGAAAGAATTCTTTCTCCAAACCCTCTTGGAGCCATTTGCGAGGAGAATCTTCCTAACGATGATGGGAGCCCCCCTCCACGTCTTGCCCCCATTTGAAAGAGTGATGAGGTAAATGGATTTCTTGGTGGTGGCATTATTTTCGCCTCCTCTCAGAGCAATTGCCCGCATTATTCTCCTTATAGTTTATGCAAGTTGTTCCAAAACGGTTGTGATAACAGTGGAATTTCTTTTGAGAAATAGAGGAATTATAAAGGTTGATAGGTAGAAGTTTCAATAAATGTTTATTATAATGACATAATGGGTTCAATACAGTATTGTTTATATTAGGAGGGAAAGTATGTCCCATCAATTTCATAAATTTTCATTTAAACCATTTATTTCTCAAGCAATAGAGGCTTCAGGATTTCATGAGCCGACTGAAATACAAGAAAAAATGATTCCTACGATATTAAAAGGGGAAAGTGCGATTGGACAATCGCAAACGGGAACAGGTAAAACTCATTCCTTTTTATTACCGATTCTTCAAAAGATTCAACCTGAAAAACAAGCTGTTCAAGCAGTGATTACGGCGCCGACAAGAGAGCTTGCTCAGCAAATTTATAAGGTTATTATGGATATTACCAAATATGCAAATGATGAAATTTCAGCGCGTCTCTTTATAGGAGGAACGGATAAGCAACGCTCCATTACGAAGCTGAAAAGCCAACCTCATATTGTAGTTGGAACACCTGGTCGTATTAATGATTTAGTAAAAGAGCAAGCACTAATGATTCACACTGCGAATTTTCTTGTTGTAGACGAAGCTGATTTGATGTTAGATATGGGCTTTATTTTCGATGTGGACCAAATTGCTGGGAGAATGCCAGAAACTCTCCAAATGCTTGTATTTTCTGCTACGCTTCCAGAAAAGCTTAAGCCGTTTTTGAAAAAGTATATGGAAAACCCAGTCTACACGCATGTGCAGCCGAAACAGCTTTCAGCTGAAAAAATACAACATGTGCTCGTACCACAAAAAAGTAGAGATAAACTGAATTTACTAGT includes the following:
- a CDS encoding DEAD/DEAH box helicase; the protein is MSHQFHKFSFKPFISQAIEASGFHEPTEIQEKMIPTILKGESAIGQSQTGTGKTHSFLLPILQKIQPEKQAVQAVITAPTRELAQQIYKVIMDITKYANDEISARLFIGGTDKQRSITKLKSQPHIVVGTPGRINDLVKEQALMIHTANFLVVDEADLMLDMGFIFDVDQIAGRMPETLQMLVFSATLPEKLKPFLKKYMENPVYTHVQPKQLSAEKIQHVLVPQKSRDKLNLLVSMLKSYNPYLAIVFTNTKAKAEEVAKQLNEAGLKVGRIHGDLSPRERKQQMKQIRNLEFQYIVATDLAARGIDIEGISHVINYELPKDLDFYIHRTGRTARAGHSGIAATIYTPSDEDAITKLDKMGIVFNHQDIRKGEWIDLGEFNKRSKRQRKSDSIDEKAKTMVRKRKKVKPGYKKKMKYEMEQIKKRERRKNRQNK
- the vrrA gene encoding VrrA/YqfQ family protein; the encoded protein is MPPPRNPFTSSLFQMGARRGGGLPSSLGRFSSQMAPRGFGERILSGQNSIPVRGAQSGGGNSGGILSRLFQRGNPAMNANNIATGFERTAAQVGSGGGNSGGLLRGLLQPGGVNSMLSNTQQVLQTAQQVGPMIQQIQQYGPLIKNIPAMWQLYRGLKDVDLEDSEEETEEETEETTDDEEESEESVEEADDEEEEIIVEEAKSTGKQGSKKKTKKTTKKKKTSSNSQDKKAEPEKGPSKPKLYI